Within Sorangiineae bacterium MSr11367, the genomic segment TTTCAGCCGCTCGAATACGAGCCCGACGTCGTGGTGCGCTTCGTGGAGCACGCGGACGCCATCGAAGGCGCCGATTTGGTCATTTTGCCCGGGACCAAGGCCACCATGGCCGATCTCGAATGGCTGCACGCGACGGGTTTCGCCGACGCCATCGCCGCCCGTGCATCCCGCGCCCTGCCGGTGCTGGGCATCTGCGGCGGCTGCCAGATGCTCGGCGAGAGCATCGAGGATCCGCACGGTGTGGAGTCCACGCAGCAGTTTGCACCCGGGCTGGGGCTGCTCGCGTTCCAGACGCGGTTCGGGCCGGAAAAGCGCACATGCCAAGTGCGCGCCCGCAGTGCCCGCGCGAGCTTTCTCACCGACGCGGCGGCCGCCGAGGAGACGCTCTTCGGCTACGAGATTCACATGGGGCGCCTCGAACGGCACGCCCATGCCTCGTCGAGCTTTCGCATCCTCGCGCGCAACGGCGCCGAAGTTCACGAGCTCGATGGCGACGTCTCCGAGGACGGCACCGTCGTGGGCACGATGATTCACGGTCTCTTCGAGAATGCCTCCGTGCGCCGCACCTTGTTGACGCATCTTCGCCGCGCGAAAGGCCTTTCCGCCCCGCCGCCCGAGACCACCGTCGGACCGAGGGACGAGTACGACCGCCTCGCCGACGTGGTTCGCCAGCACGTGAACATGGACCTTCTCGAGAAGCTGGTTCAATCATGATTCCGGTGCGCTTCGACGAAGACGCACGTGCGGCCCTGTACCGCATCATGGAGCTGCGTCGCGACATTCGTCATTTCCGTCCCGGCGACATCGACGACGACGTGCTCGCGCGCATCCTCGGTGCCGCGGAGCTTGCGCCGAGCGTGGGCTTTTCGCAGCCCTGGGCCTTCATCGTCCTTCGCGACCCTGCGATTCGCGCGCGCATCCGTCAGAGTTTTCTCCGCTGCCGCGAGGCGGAGGCCACGCGCTTTCCCGCGGACCGCCGGGAGACGTACCTGGAGTTCAAGCTCGAGGGCATCGAAGAATCGACGCTCAACGTCTGCGTGCTCGCCGACCTGCGTCCGCGCGACGAAGCGATCCTCGGCACGACCGTGCAACCCGAATCGGTGCGCGCGAGCGTGTGCTGCGCCGTGCAGAATCTCTGGCTCGCCGCACGGGCCGAGGGCATCGGCATTGGTTGGGTCAGCATCGTCGAGCCCTCCGTCTTGCGCGAAGAGCTCGCCCTTCCGCGCGGTGTCGAGCCCATCGCCTACCTCTGCGTCGGCCACGCCGAAGAATTCCGCGAGCGCCCGCTCCTCGAGGAAAACGGCTGGCGCCCCCGCCGCGCCTCCGTCATCCACCGCGACCGCTGGCCCTCCTCGGACCCCGCCGTTCCAGCTCCCTCCCCCTCGGAGGTCCGCGGCTTGCCGCGGCCGACTTTCAACGCAGAGGGAGGGTTGGGGAAGGAAAGGGAAAGGGAAGGCCTCAGCATCCCCCCTTTCTGCGAAGTCGCCCAGCGCGCATCCCTCGAACACCAGCTTCTCCTCACCAAGCCCCACGGCAGCCTTGGCCGCCTCGAAGAAATCGCCGCCTGGTACGCCGGCGCCCACGGCCGCTTTCCCCCGCCCCGTCCCGAACGCCCACTGGTCGCCGTCTTCTGCGCCGACCACGGCGTCACCGTCGAAGGTGTGAGCGCCTACCCCTCCTCGGTGACCGCCGGCATGGTCGCGAACATCATGGCCGGCGGCGCCGCCATCAGCGTGATGGCCCACCGTCTCGATATTCACCTTTCGCTCGTCGACGTCGGTGTCTCGGGCGATCTCTCCGCCGTCCCCACGAACCCGCTCTTTGCATTGCACCGCGCGTCCGTGCGTGCGGGCACGGCCAATTTCGCCCGCGAGCCCGCGATGACACGCGCCCAGGCGCGCGAGGCCATGGACGTGGGCGAGCAGCTCGCCCATCGTGCCGCCTCCGACGACTACCAGCTGCTCGCGGTCGGTGAAGTCGGCATCGGCAACACCACGTCCGCCGCGGCGCTTCTCTGTGCCTTCACCGGCGCGTCACCCTCGGATGCCGTCGGCGTGGGAACCGGCATCTCCGATTCGACCCGCCTTCACAAAGTCTCCATCGTCGAGGCGGCCCTGCGCCTTCACGCGCCCGATGCCGCCGATCCCCTCGGCGTCCTTGCCGCCGTCGGTGGCCTGGAGCTCGCGGCCATGGCGGGCTTCCTTCTCGCCGCCGCCCGCCGCCGCATCCCCGTCGTCCTCGATGGTTTTCTCGCCACCGTCTCCGCCGTCGTTGCCGCCGCATTCGACGCTGGGGTCACGCCCTACCTTCTCGCGTCCCACGTCTCCGCGGAGAAAGGCGCGTCCCTGGCCACCGCCGCCCTCGGCAAAACGCCCCTCCTCGACCTCGGCATGCGCCTCGGCGAAGGCACCGGCGCGGTTCTCGCCGTCGATCTCGTTCGCACCGCCGTCGAACTCCAACTCTCCATGGCCACCTTCGCCACCGCCGGCATCCGCCGTTAAGGCTCCGCGGTTTACTCGCAAATTCCGCGAATTTGCTGCTCGCGCGCGACGATCAGCTCCGAAATCACGGGTCGCATCGCTGCAAACGCCTTCGACCGATGGCTCACCCGATTCTTCTCGTCCTCGGTGAGCTCGGCCATCGTCTTGTCCATGCCGGCGAGCACGAACAGGGGATCGTAGCCGAACCCGCCCGACCCGCGCGGGATGCTGGTGATTCGCCCTTCGCAGGCTCCCTCGACCACCTTCGGCTCCCCATCTTTCGCAAACGGGTCCACCAACGCCAGCGCACACCGAAAGCGCGCCACGTAGCTCTTGTTTTGCGCGGCCGACACCGGATCGCCCAGCGCCTCCAGCTCGTCGAGCAACGCCGCATTGTTCTCCGAGTCGGTCGCGCGCTCATGCGCGAAGCGTGCGGAATACACGCCGGGTCGTCCGTCGAGCGCATCGACCTCCAACCCCGAGTCGTCGGCAAGGGCCAGCATCATCGTGGCATGCGCCGCCGCGCGCGCCTTCTTCACCGCGTTCTCGACGAAGGTCCGCCCGTCTTCCACGACGGGCAGCGCCTGCGGCAGCACGTCGGGTAGCGCAACAATGTCGAGCGGAAGCCCCGCCAGAAGCCCGCGGAGCTCTTCCACCTTGTTGCGATTGTGGGTTGCCAAGACGAGCGTGTGCTTCACGGCCTCACCGGCCGCCCACGATCAACGCATCGAGCGAAACACCCGCGCCGGCCAGTGCCGCACGCTGCAGCCGCGTGAGCTCGGCCACGCCGGTGAGCGCCATGTCGAGCATCGCATCGATGCGCGCCCGCGGTGCCGGTGCACCCTCGGCGGTCCCTTGCACCTCGATGATCGCGCCCGACGCGGTGGCCACGACATTGAGGTCGACCTCCGCGGCGGAGTCCTCGAGGTACATCAGGTCGAGCGCGAGCTGGTCATTCTTGAGCAACCCCACGCTGGTCGCCGCCACCGGTTCGCGCAAAACGGGGCCGCTCAAGGTTCCGCGCTCGCGCAACTTGGCGACGGCCAGTGCCAGCGCCACGAATCCACCCGTGACGGAGGCGGTGCGCGTGCCGCCGTCGGCCTCGAGCACGTCGCAGTCGACGGTGATGGTCAGCTCGCCGAGTTTCTCTAGAAGGACGGCCGCACGCAGGGCTCGCCCGACCAGGCGCTGAATCTCCTGCGTCCTTCCGCTCGGCGCCTTGCCGCGTCCATCGCGGTTTTCGCGCCGCGGCGGATTGGCGCGCGGGTGCATCTGGTACTCGGCCGTGAGCCATCCTTTGCCTTTGCCCTCGAGAAAAGCGGGCACCTTCGGCTCGACCGAGGCCGTGCACAGCACAATCGTGCCCCCCGCGCGGTAGAGCACCGACCCTTCCGAAGGACGATGAAAACCGAGAACCATTTCCACGGGGCGAAGCGCATCGAGCGCACGAGCATCGGGTCGCATGGCCCCTACTTAGCGAGCCACGCGCCCCGCGTCCATCGCCGACACCGCCCTGTCGCACGAGCACCTACGTAGGCACGACCCGGCGCCACACGATTTCGCGCAACCGCCCCGCACGCCGTGCCGAATAAGACGCCAAGGGCCATGGGAACCGAAAAATCGAGCCACCGCGTCGCCGCCGCCTTGGCTTTCGCTGCCGCGTCGGCCGCGTGCGCCGGAGAAACCGCCACCGCCCCGCCCCCTTCGACGCGCCCTTGGGCGTGCTTGGCCAATGCGCCCCCGCACCCAGAGCCTCGAACCGAGTCGGGCGAGGAGATTCCTGCAAACGAGATCACGCCGCCGCGTGAGGTCCCCGCCCTTACGCGCGTGATGAAGTCGACGCTTCCTGCCGCGCTACCCGAGGGCCCCGTCTACCTCGCCGCCCGCTGCACCATCCACACCGACGGCACCGCCTCGGACTGCACCATGATCTGCTCTCATCCTGGCTACGATGCGCTCGTCCTCGAAAAGCTGAGCACCCAGCGTTACGTGCCCGCGACCTATCGAGGCCGCCCCATCGAACTCGTCTCCACCTTCACCTACCGCCTTCTCGGACCATGAAACGCGCCGCCCGCATTCTCGCCGTTCTCCTCCCGCTGGCCGCCTGCGCGGGAGAAACGGGAACCGCCCCCCCGCCCACCCTGTATGTACTTCGATGGGAGCGCGTCCCGCCCTCGGCAACGGCCGAACCGCTGCCCGAGCCCCTTCCGGGAACCTCGGGCCTCGTCACGAGGCGGGGGGTCAAACCGGAGTGCTTTGCCAAGCTATCCAATTTGCCAAAGCTTGTGCCGCGCGCCGACGGTGAGCTGCCGAATCCGAATAAGCCCGTGACGCCGCCTAGGCTCATCGCCGGAAGCGAGATGCCTATCCTTCCCAGGGAGGTGATGGTGCGCTCGTTGGAGCTCTACATCGTCCCACGGTGCATGTTGCACAAGGAAGGCTATATCTCCGATTGCAACTTCGTTTGCTCGTATCCAATCGCGGACAAGGCGGTACTCGAGAACCTCTACGGGCGGCGGTACAGTCCCGCCATCTATGACGGCGCTCCGGTGGATGTGACATATACGTTCCAGTTTCATATTACGAGTGCCCCATGAGAGGCGGGGCGCTGATGCACCGACGGCGGATCTTCACTCTCACTGTCTTCATTGCGCTCGCGGCTTGCGGAGGCGAAACGGCAACCGCCCCTCCGCTACTTTCGGCCGCACCGCTGCCCGAGCCTCTTCCGGGAACCTCGGGCCTCGTCACGACGCCGGGCGCCAAACCGGAGTGCTTTGCCAAGCTATCGAACTTGCCATTGTTGGTGCCGCACCCCGAGGGGGCGCCGCCCAATCCGAACAAGCCCATGACGCGGCCTACGCTCATTGCTGGAAGCGCGACGCCTATCCTTCCCAGGGAGGTGCTCGTCCGTCGTTTGGAGCTCTACATCGTCGCACGGTGCACATTGCACAAGGAAGGCTATATCTCCGATTGCAATTTCGTTTGCTCGCATCCAATCGCGGACAAAGCCATACTCGAGAACCTCTACGCGCGACGCTACAGCCCTGCCATGTTCGACGGCGCTCCTGTCGATGTGACGTACACGTTCCAGTTTCATATTGCGCCCCAATGAAAGGCGGACGCTGATGCTTGTCGAACACCATCGATTCAGGCCAGCGACCTACCAGGGGCGTCCGCTCCTCCTCGCGCTCATGGTCACTACGGCCGTTCTCGGGTTCGCGCAGAACGCGCAGGCCGATGCCGAGCGTACGGTGCCTGTGGCGAAGGCTCCGTCATGGGTGTCCGCTGTGGAACGGCGGGAGCATGCGCCGGGCAACGAGGTGGCAGAGCAGGGGGGCGTGATCGACGAGGTCGTCGATGATCAATATCGGGTGGACGCCAGTGTGGAACACTATGCGCACCGCGTGAAGCGCATCGTCTCGGCGGCGGGGGTCGATGAAGTCGGGCAGGTGCAGATCGAATTCGACCCGATTTACGAGCACCTGACCCTGCACCATGTGAGCATCCTTCGCGGTGCGGCCAGCATCGACGCGTTGACGATGGCGACCGTTCGCGTGACCGATGTGGAGAGTGAGGCCGATCAGCGCGTGTACAATGGTCGACGCTCGGCCCACGTGCTCATTCACGATTTGCGCGTCGGTGACGTCGTCGATTACGACTACACCGTCGAAGGGCAGAATCCCGTCTTGGGGGGACGCTTCGTCACCATCGAGCCGCTGGCGACCTCCCATCCCACGGAGTACCTTCGGGTGCGCATTCTCGCACCGCCATCGCGGACGCTCGCATCGCGTACCTCCGGGATGACGCTCGAGCCGGTTACCCGCACGGCCGATGGCATGCGCGAGCTCACGTGGGAGCGGCGCGACGTGCCCGAACCCGTCTACGAGCGGGGCGCGCCAAGCTGGTATTTCCAGCGCCCCAGGCTCACCGTGAGCGAGTTCGACTCGTGGCGCAGCGTCGCTGCGTGGTCCGTGCCGCTTTTCGAAGAGGCCGGACGTCCCACCGTGGAGGTCACCGCGGCGGCCAACGACATCGCGCAAAAGCATGCCACCCCGGCGGCGCGTGCGCTTGCCGCGTTGCGGTTCGTGCAGGACGACGTTCGCTACCTTGGCATCGAGATGGGGGCGAATTCGCATCGGCCCCACCCGGCGAGCGACGTATTGAAACAGCGATTCGGCGATTGCAAAGACAAGTCGGTCCTGCTGATCGCCTTGCTCACCGCGCTGGGCATCGAAGCCCACGCCGTCCTGGTCGACACGGTCCTCGGCGAGCACGTCGAAAACGAGCTGCCCTCGCCGTATGCCTTCAACCACGCCGTCGTGCGCATCCTCCTCGAGGGGAAACCCATCTGGGTCGACCCGACGCGCTCCTTGGAACGTGGTCCCCTCGGGGCTGCGCCGTTGCGGTACGGAAAAGCGTTGGTCGCGGCGCGTGACACCAACGCCCTCTCCACCATCGAGGCGCCCTTTCCCCGAGACCCCACCGTCGTGACGTTCGAGTCCTTTCGATTCGGCGATACCGACGGGCGCCTCGACGTGGTGCGTACCTTCCGCGACGCCGACGCGCGGGCCATTCGCCATCGCCTTGCCGGAGTACCGCGGGCCAAGATTCAAAAGCGCTACCTCGATGAATACGCCACCATGTATCCGACCATCGAAGTGCGTGAAGAGATGACGGTGGAAGACCGGCCCGACGAGGACGCCGTCGTCCTTCGGGAGCACTACGTGATGCTCAAGGTCGTGAAGGAGGGCGATTTCTCGGTGCGCGCCCACGGCATCGCCGACATCGTCGGAGCGACCCAGTCGGCCAAGCGCAACGCGCCCCTCGGCATCGAGTATCCGGCGTTCGAACATCACCAGATCGAGCTCTACACGGACGATGGGATCCGTTTCCCCGATCCACCCGACGACACCTTTCAAGATTCGGCACTCATCTTCACGGTTCGCTCCGAGACGCACGACAAGAGGGCCATCCTCGACTTCGAAGTGCGCACCCTCCGCGATTTCGTCCCGCCGAACGAGGTCGCCGAGCACATGGCCCTGGTCGACCGCATTCGCGACGCCACCTATTTTTCGTTCACCCCCTCGAACAAGCCCCGCAAAGGCACGTCCACACCACTGACATTGCTTTCGGCCATCGGTGCCCTCTTCGGCATCGTCGGCCTCATCGTCATGATTCGCCACGGCTCGCTCTCTTGGCTGCGAACGCGCTGGTCGCGCGGTCCTCGTAGCGCGGAGCCCCGCGAGCGGCGCAGCGGCGATGGTGACACCGCGGCGACGGCCACGTGGGTCCTCTCGCGCAGCGCAGCGGAAAAGCTCGTCCTCGGTCCCAAGTGCCATTGCGGTGCGCGGTTCACCGGGCCCCTTCCCGACAGCTCGTGGAGCGCCGTCTTGTTCGACGGGCGCACCATCACGTCGGCGCGCGTCGTCTGCGACGAATGCGACAAGATACGTATTCGCTATTTCGAAATCAATTGAGCCCGGCCGCGGTTGCCGCGCGGCTCGGAGGCGTGGGCCGGTGCAATCGGAAGCGCGATGCGGAAGCTGGTGCCACCCCCATCGCGCGGTTCGGCGGTGATGGCGCCGCCGTGGGCGACCACGATCTGGCGCGTGATGGCCAAGCCCAGACCGGTGCCCTCGCCCTTGGTCGAGAAGAACGGATCGAACACGCGGGGACGGATCTCGTCGGGGATGCCACCGCCGCGGTCGTTCACCCGAACGACCACGCTCAACCCCTCGGCGCGCACGACCACGTCGATGTTGCCGCCCTGGGGCATCGCCTCGCGCGCATTGCGCAGTAGGTTCAACAGCGCTTGCCGGATTTGGGCCTCGTCGAACAACGCCGGTGGCAGCTTGTCGGCGATGTCGACCCGCACGTGGCAATCGGCGCGTTCGTTCTCGGCGCGGGAGAAGCTCACCACCTCGTTCACCGCGCCGGCGATGTCCTCGGCCTCCATGCGCGGGGAGGGGAGGCGCGCCAGGCGCAGGTACTCCTCGGACAGATGCTCGAGCCGCTGCACCTCGCGCGCAATCGCCTGGAGCAGCGCGCGCGACTCACCGCGGGCATCGGCGCGGGAAGCGAGTTCCTCTTCCAGGAGCTCGATGTTCAGACCGATCGAGGACAACGGATTGCGGATCTCGTGTGTGACGTGCGCCGCCATCTTGCCGATCGCCGCGAGGCGCTCGTTGGAAAGCGCCTGCGCCTGCGCGCTCGCGACGGCGCCGACCATGCGCTCGAAGGCCATCGCCAGGTCGCCGATCTCGTCCTCGGTGGGGACCACCTCCTGCGGCGTGAGATCTCCATGGGCCACGGCTTGGGCCCGCTCGGTCACGCGCGCCAGGGGCGCGAGCAAGCGCCGCGTGTGGATCGACACCGCGACGCCCACGCCCAGGGTCAGCACTGCGAGCGCGATGAGCGCGTAGATGGCCCGCTGCTCGCGGCGTTGCGCGTCCTCGGAGATATGGTCCATCGAGACGCGCACCCGCTCGGAGATATCGCGCACGTGCCGCTCGGCGGTGTGCTCGCGGGGGCCCGTCTCGACCAGGATGCGATTGATGGCATCTTTGTCCCCCGAATCGAGCGCCGCAAACAACTGCGAGAACTGCTCTTTGTCGTCCTCGAGATCCGCCTCGATGGAGTCCAAGGTCGCCGTCAACGAGGCGGCGAGCGCCTGCGAGCTCGGGCTCCCCACGCCGGCGAGTCCCACGGCGAGCCCCTCGCGTGCTTTGGCGAAGGCCTGCGGGCGTGCATTCGAGAGAACCCGCAGCATCTCGCGGGCGGATAGCGGATTGCGCTCGTCGGGAATGCTGTCGAGCAACGCCGCCAAGGTTCCCTGGTTCGCGCGGAGCTGCCCCAGCGCGAGCGCCGCGGGCAGGTACCCGCGTGCGAGCTCCTCGCTGTCGAGCGCTGCACGGCGTTGGGCGACCACGCTCCACCCCACGGTGACGGCGAAAGCCACCACCGTCACCGCGAAGGACGCGAGCACGCGTGTCGCGATCGTCTTGCGGGGCGGGGCGACGCTCTTCCGAATCACGCAGGTCCCTTTTGCGCCGCCCGCAGGCTGCGCGCCATCCACGTGACGATGTCGTCCACCGCCGCATCGCCGCTTCCGGCGCGCCGCAGCGCATGCAGGCTCGAGGCGCAGCCGGTGACCACGCGCCCGCCGCCCGCGCGCGCATGCTCCTCGAGCCGCGTCTTCGCGATGATGCGCGCCGGCTCCGGCATGGTCACCGGCAAGAGCCCACCGGCGCCTGCGCACGTGGCGCGCTCGCGCCGCGTGTCGAACTCCGCGGGGGCCTCGCCCAAAATGCGCGTGAGCACCGTGCGCGGAGCCTCGTAGATCCCAAGCCCCCGTCCCAGTTTACAGGGGTCGTGCCATCGCACTGATTCGGTGGCAGGCTTCCCCAAGGTGGCAAAGCGCGTCGCTTCCCGCGCCGCCCACTCCACGAGCAGCGCGACCTTCGGCTCGACCCGCACGCCGATCTCCGGGTAGTGCATCCGCAGCGCAGCCCCGCACCCTGCATCCACCACGGTGACGCGCTCGAAGCGCCGCAATCGCTCGCCCATCTCGGCCGCCACGCGCGCGAAGCCCGGTGCATCTCCGGCCATGAGCAGCGGCATTCCACAGCAACCGTCGACCACGCCCACGTCTTCCCCGGCCAGGCCCCGCGCGACCTCGAGCGCGTCGCGCGCCTCGTCCCCCGCCTTGTGCAAATAGGTGCACCCTACAAGCAATCCCGTGCGCGCCCCATGGCGTCCATTCCCCAGGCGCGCCGCCGCCGCGCGCGTGCGCGCCTCGTGCTCCTCGAACCGTGCCACCGTGCGCACCGCCCCCTCGGGCGCGATCCGGTACGCGGACCATGCCGCCCGCGCGGCGTGGAGTCCCGACGTCACGTCGTTGCGGTGATCGCACGACTCGCGGCACCCGTAGCATCCGGTGCAGGCCCACGCCGGGGCGGCATAGGAGGCTTCGCGCGGGACGTCGCCATGCGCGGCGAAGTAGGCCATCGACATTTTGCCCCACGGCGTGAGCGTCTCGCGCGGCTCCGCGTTGGACACCGGGCAGGCGCTCCGGCACAACTTCGGGCAGAACACGCAGTTCTCGAGCGCCCCGCGCTGCGCTTCCAGCAGGGGCAGCGCTTTCATCGGCCGCTGATCGGGTCGTCGTTTCATCGGTTACGGCGCATCATGCCACCGAACCGGCCGAGCGCAGTCGATCGCGCAGCTCCGCCATCGCCTCGTGCGGCCGTTCCCTCTCCCGAAAGAGCTCCACCATCTTTTCGGCCATGTCCAAATTCTGCGCACGCAGCTTTCGGCCGAAGTGCTCCTCCACGTACGCCACCCCCTCCGGCGATCGCCGCCGCGCAAACGCGACCGCCATCTTCAGGGAATTGGCCACCATGCTCTTCGGTGCCCACGAACCCAGCATCGATCGCGACGTGAAGCGCACGAACCACTCCGCCCAAATCGTGGGCTTCCCATACGCGTGCCCGAGTTGCCGCGCTTCGTCGGCCGCGCGCAGCACCAGATCGAGCGCGTCTTTGTCGGCGAGCAGCTCGTCGATGGTGCCCATCACGTCGATGCCCATCATGACGGGCACGAACGTGAACGTCGTCGCCACGTTGGTCGCATGCACCCCAGCTTGCGCGCGGCTGCCGATGC encodes:
- the cobT gene encoding nicotinate-nucleotide--dimethylbenzimidazole phosphoribosyltransferase, which codes for MIPVRFDEDARAALYRIMELRRDIRHFRPGDIDDDVLARILGAAELAPSVGFSQPWAFIVLRDPAIRARIRQSFLRCREAEATRFPADRRETYLEFKLEGIEESTLNVCVLADLRPRDEAILGTTVQPESVRASVCCAVQNLWLAARAEGIGIGWVSIVEPSVLREELALPRGVEPIAYLCVGHAEEFRERPLLEENGWRPRRASVIHRDRWPSSDPAVPAPSPSEVRGLPRPTFNAEGGLGKEREREGLSIPPFCEVAQRASLEHQLLLTKPHGSLGRLEEIAAWYAGAHGRFPPPRPERPLVAVFCADHGVTVEGVSAYPSSVTAGMVANIMAGGAAISVMAHRLDIHLSLVDVGVSGDLSAVPTNPLFALHRASVRAGTANFAREPAMTRAQAREAMDVGEQLAHRAASDDYQLLAVGEVGIGNTTSAAALLCAFTGASPSDAVGVGTGISDSTRLHKVSIVEAALRLHAPDAADPLGVLAAVGGLELAAMAGFLLAAARRRIPVVLDGFLATVSAVVAAAFDAGVTPYLLASHVSAEKGASLATAALGKTPLLDLGMRLGEGTGAVLAVDLVRTAVELQLSMATFATAGIRR
- the rdgB gene encoding RdgB/HAM1 family non-canonical purine NTP pyrophosphatase; translation: MKHTLVLATHNRNKVEELRGLLAGLPLDIVALPDVLPQALPVVEDGRTFVENAVKKARAAAHATMMLALADDSGLEVDALDGRPGVYSARFAHERATDSENNAALLDELEALGDPVSAAQNKSYVARFRCALALVDPFAKDGEPKVVEGACEGRITSIPRGSGGFGYDPLFVLAGMDKTMAELTEDEKNRVSHRSKAFAAMRPVISELIVAREQQIRGICE
- the rph gene encoding ribonuclease PH — protein: MRPDARALDALRPVEMVLGFHRPSEGSVLYRAGGTIVLCTASVEPKVPAFLEGKGKGWLTAEYQMHPRANPPRRENRDGRGKAPSGRTQEIQRLVGRALRAAVLLEKLGELTITVDCDVLEADGGTRTASVTGGFVALALAVAKLRERGTLSGPVLREPVAATSVGLLKNDQLALDLMYLEDSAAEVDLNVVATASGAIIEVQGTAEGAPAPRARIDAMLDMALTGVAELTRLQRAALAGAGVSLDALIVGGR
- a CDS encoding energy transducer TonB, with translation MGTEKSSHRVAAALAFAAASAACAGETATAPPPSTRPWACLANAPPHPEPRTESGEEIPANEITPPREVPALTRVMKSTLPAALPEGPVYLAARCTIHTDGTASDCTMICSHPGYDALVLEKLSTQRYVPATYRGRPIELVSTFTYRLLGP
- a CDS encoding energy transducer TonB; the encoded protein is MKRAARILAVLLPLAACAGETGTAPPPTLYVLRWERVPPSATAEPLPEPLPGTSGLVTRRGVKPECFAKLSNLPKLVPRADGELPNPNKPVTPPRLIAGSEMPILPREVMVRSLELYIVPRCMLHKEGYISDCNFVCSYPIADKAVLENLYGRRYSPAIYDGAPVDVTYTFQFHITSAP
- a CDS encoding energy transducer TonB, whose amino-acid sequence is MRGGALMHRRRIFTLTVFIALAACGGETATAPPLLSAAPLPEPLPGTSGLVTTPGAKPECFAKLSNLPLLVPHPEGAPPNPNKPMTRPTLIAGSATPILPREVLVRRLELYIVARCTLHKEGYISDCNFVCSHPIADKAILENLYARRYSPAMFDGAPVDVTYTFQFHIAPQ
- a CDS encoding DUF3857 domain-containing protein, with protein sequence MLVEHHRFRPATYQGRPLLLALMVTTAVLGFAQNAQADAERTVPVAKAPSWVSAVERREHAPGNEVAEQGGVIDEVVDDQYRVDASVEHYAHRVKRIVSAAGVDEVGQVQIEFDPIYEHLTLHHVSILRGAASIDALTMATVRVTDVESEADQRVYNGRRSAHVLIHDLRVGDVVDYDYTVEGQNPVLGGRFVTIEPLATSHPTEYLRVRILAPPSRTLASRTSGMTLEPVTRTADGMRELTWERRDVPEPVYERGAPSWYFQRPRLTVSEFDSWRSVAAWSVPLFEEAGRPTVEVTAAANDIAQKHATPAARALAALRFVQDDVRYLGIEMGANSHRPHPASDVLKQRFGDCKDKSVLLIALLTALGIEAHAVLVDTVLGEHVENELPSPYAFNHAVVRILLEGKPIWVDPTRSLERGPLGAAPLRYGKALVAARDTNALSTIEAPFPRDPTVVTFESFRFGDTDGRLDVVRTFRDADARAIRHRLAGVPRAKIQKRYLDEYATMYPTIEVREEMTVEDRPDEDAVVLREHYVMLKVVKEGDFSVRAHGIADIVGATQSAKRNAPLGIEYPAFEHHQIELYTDDGIRFPDPPDDTFQDSALIFTVRSETHDKRAILDFEVRTLRDFVPPNEVAEHMALVDRIRDATYFSFTPSNKPRKGTSTPLTLLSAIGALFGIVGLIVMIRHGSLSWLRTRWSRGPRSAEPRERRSGDGDTAATATWVLSRSAAEKLVLGPKCHCGARFTGPLPDSSWSAVLFDGRTITSARVVCDECDKIRIRYFEIN
- a CDS encoding ATP-binding protein, producing MIRKSVAPPRKTIATRVLASFAVTVVAFAVTVGWSVVAQRRAALDSEELARGYLPAALALGQLRANQGTLAALLDSIPDERNPLSAREMLRVLSNARPQAFAKAREGLAVGLAGVGSPSSQALAASLTATLDSIEADLEDDKEQFSQLFAALDSGDKDAINRILVETGPREHTAERHVRDISERVRVSMDHISEDAQRREQRAIYALIALAVLTLGVGVAVSIHTRRLLAPLARVTERAQAVAHGDLTPQEVVPTEDEIGDLAMAFERMVGAVASAQAQALSNERLAAIGKMAAHVTHEIRNPLSSIGLNIELLEEELASRADARGESRALLQAIAREVQRLEHLSEEYLRLARLPSPRMEAEDIAGAVNEVVSFSRAENERADCHVRVDIADKLPPALFDEAQIRQALLNLLRNAREAMPQGGNIDVVVRAEGLSVVVRVNDRGGGIPDEIRPRVFDPFFSTKGEGTGLGLAITRQIVVAHGGAITAEPRDGGGTSFRIALPIAPAHASEPRGNRGRAQLISK
- a CDS encoding (Fe-S)-binding protein, with the translated sequence MKRRPDQRPMKALPLLEAQRGALENCVFCPKLCRSACPVSNAEPRETLTPWGKMSMAYFAAHGDVPREASYAAPAWACTGCYGCRESCDHRNDVTSGLHAARAAWSAYRIAPEGAVRTVARFEEHEARTRAAAARLGNGRHGARTGLLVGCTYLHKAGDEARDALEVARGLAGEDVGVVDGCCGMPLLMAGDAPGFARVAAEMGERLRRFERVTVVDAGCGAALRMHYPEIGVRVEPKVALLVEWAAREATRFATLGKPATESVRWHDPCKLGRGLGIYEAPRTVLTRILGEAPAEFDTRRERATCAGAGGLLPVTMPEPARIIAKTRLEEHARAGGGRVVTGCASSLHALRRAGSGDAAVDDIVTWMARSLRAAQKGPA